The following are from one region of the Ignavibacteriales bacterium genome:
- a CDS encoding NAD(P)H-dependent oxidoreductase subunit E: MDGTQTLSRELQEIDSVVTKHKGQHGELLSILEETQLLNEQKFLSEEALNHVALRTGVPLSRVYNVVTFFSFFNLKPQGKHTLTVCRGTACHTKGSKALLDDLGLMLGCSKELEEGESFFTTPDNQFTISTVACFGQCALAPVVAIDGIIYSNVTTAKLQKLLGKISKEKKKS; encoded by the coding sequence ATGGATGGAACACAAACGTTATCGCGGGAATTGCAGGAAATCGATTCAGTCGTCACAAAACACAAGGGGCAGCATGGGGAATTGTTAAGTATCCTTGAGGAAACTCAACTTCTGAACGAACAAAAATTTCTTTCCGAGGAAGCTCTCAACCACGTTGCACTCCGGACCGGCGTTCCTCTCTCCCGGGTATATAACGTCGTCACTTTTTTTTCATTCTTCAATCTCAAACCTCAAGGCAAACATACTCTCACTGTCTGCCGGGGAACCGCCTGCCATACAAAAGGATCAAAAGCGTTACTCGATGATCTGGGACTCATGCTGGGATGCAGTAAAGAGCTTGAAGAAGGAGAATCTTTTTTTACCACGCCAGACAACCAGTTCACAATTTCCACGGTAGCATGTTTCGGCCAATGTGCACTCGCACCAGTCGTCGCGATCGACGGAATCATTTACAGTAATGTGACAACCGCTAAACTGCAAAAGCTTCTTGGAAAAATTTCTAAGGAGAAGAAAAAATCATGA